In Pseudomonas hamedanensis, a single window of DNA contains:
- a CDS encoding DMT family transporter has product MHISSGRWVYGLFLALLTAFLWGILPIKLKQVLLVMDPVTVTWFRLMVSGGCLFIYLASVKRLPSRKVLGPKGGWLVLMAVLGLVGNYVLYLMGLNLLSPGTAQLVVQMGPIMLLIASLFVFKERFSIGQGIGLAVLLIGFGLFFNQRLAELLTSLSDYTAGVLLVLLASTVWTFYALGQKQLLTVWNSLQVMMVIYLFCALLLTPWVHPLEALNLSPLQGWLLLACCMNTLIAYGAFAEALAHWEASRVSATLAITPLVTFAAVAIAARVWPEYVHAEQINALGYGGAVLVVLGSALVALGPSLMAGLRARRLKMAAS; this is encoded by the coding sequence ATGCACATTTCATCGGGGCGCTGGGTGTACGGATTGTTCCTGGCGCTGCTGACCGCGTTTTTATGGGGCATCCTGCCGATCAAGCTCAAACAGGTGTTGTTGGTGATGGACCCGGTCACGGTGACCTGGTTTCGCCTGATGGTGTCCGGCGGCTGCCTGTTCATCTACCTGGCGTCGGTGAAGCGTCTGCCGAGCCGCAAGGTACTCGGGCCCAAGGGCGGCTGGCTGGTGCTGATGGCGGTGCTCGGCCTGGTCGGCAATTACGTGTTGTACCTGATGGGCCTCAACCTGCTCAGCCCCGGCACCGCGCAACTGGTAGTGCAGATGGGGCCGATCATGTTGCTCATCGCCAGCCTGTTTGTGTTCAAGGAGCGTTTCAGCATTGGCCAGGGCATCGGGCTGGCGGTACTGCTGATCGGTTTCGGATTGTTCTTCAATCAGCGTCTGGCCGAATTGCTGACCTCGTTGTCTGATTACACCGCAGGCGTTTTGCTGGTGCTGCTGGCTTCGACGGTATGGACCTTTTACGCGCTGGGTCAGAAGCAACTGCTGACGGTGTGGAATTCGCTGCAAGTGATGATGGTGATCTACCTGTTCTGCGCGTTGTTGCTGACGCCGTGGGTGCATCCGCTTGAAGCGCTGAACCTGAGTCCGCTGCAAGGCTGGCTGCTGCTGGCGTGCTGCATGAATACGCTGATCGCCTACGGGGCATTTGCCGAAGCGCTGGCGCACTGGGAGGCGTCGCGGGTCAGCGCGACCCTGGCGATCACGCCGCTGGTGACGTTTGCTGCGGTGGCGATTGCGGCGCGGGTCTGGCCCGAATATGTGCATGCCGAGCAGATCAATGCGCTGGGCTATGGCGGGGCAGTGCTGGTGGTGCTCGGCTCGGCGCTGGTGGCGCTGGGGCCGTCGTTGATGGCCGGGCTCAGGGCGCGACGTCTGAAAATGGCAGCCAGTTAA
- a CDS encoding DUF2059 domain-containing protein, with protein sequence MTRLRAICTAVALVCASGQVLADTASHNASAEAFLTLAHADKLGTPVYMQVQQMFAQRFEQTKAPEAKKAVLETYQAKANAALDQAIGWNKLKPDMVKLYTSNFSESELKDLVAFYKSPLGKKVLEKMPQLTQQSAQMTQGKLESAVPVVNKLLDDMTKELTPAAAPAKKK encoded by the coding sequence ATGACTCGTCTTCGTGCCATCTGTACCGCGGTTGCACTGGTTTGCGCCAGCGGCCAGGTGCTTGCCGATACCGCCAGCCACAACGCCAGTGCCGAAGCTTTCCTGACGCTGGCTCACGCTGACAAACTGGGCACTCCGGTGTACATGCAAGTGCAGCAAATGTTCGCTCAGCGCTTCGAGCAGACCAAAGCCCCTGAGGCCAAGAAAGCCGTACTGGAAACCTATCAGGCCAAGGCCAACGCCGCGCTGGACCAGGCCATCGGCTGGAACAAGCTGAAGCCGGACATGGTCAAGCTCTACACCAGTAACTTCAGCGAATCCGAGCTCAAGGATCTGGTTGCTTTCTACAAGTCGCCACTGGGCAAGAAAGTCCTGGAAAAAATGCCGCAGCTGACCCAGCAATCGGCGCAGATGACCCAGGGCAAACTGGAAAGCGCCGTACCGGTCGTCAACAAACTGCTCGACGACATGACCAAAGAGCTGACCCCTGCCGCTGCACCGGCCAAGAAGAAGTAA
- the pap gene encoding polyphosphate:AMP phosphotransferase: MFESAEIGHAIDKDTFEAAVPALREALLEAQFELQQQKRFAVIILINGIEGAGKGETVKLLNEWMDPRLIEVRTFDQQTDEELSRPPAWRYWRMLPAKGRMGIFFGNWYSQMLQGRVHGLFKDPRLDQAIAGAERLEKMLCDEGALIFKFWFHLSKKQMKARLKTLADDPLHSWRISPLDWQQSQTYDKFVKYGERVLRRTSRDYAPWHVIEGADANYRSLAVGKILLEGLQNALKRADVSPHDVSAAPLGTPVDQLNLLDSLDLSQRLDKKDYEEQLITEQARLSGLMRDKRMRRHALVAVFEGNDAAGKGGAIRRVAAALDPRQYSIVPIAAPTEEERAQPYLWRFWRHIPARGKFTVFDRSWYGRVLVERIEGFCTPADWLRAYGEINDFEEQLADAGIIVVKFWLAIDKDTQMERFQEREEISFKRFKITEDDWRNREKWDAYRAAVGDMVDRTSTEIAPWTLVEANDKRWARVKVLRTINRALEEAFEQSDKKARKHKH, from the coding sequence ATGTTTGAATCCGCTGAAATCGGTCACGCCATCGACAAAGACACCTTTGAGGCCGCCGTCCCGGCGCTGCGCGAGGCGTTGCTGGAAGCCCAGTTCGAATTGCAGCAGCAGAAGCGCTTTGCGGTGATCATCCTGATCAACGGCATCGAAGGTGCAGGCAAGGGCGAGACGGTCAAGCTGCTCAACGAGTGGATGGACCCGCGCCTGATCGAGGTGCGCACTTTCGATCAGCAGACCGATGAAGAACTGTCGCGACCGCCGGCCTGGCGCTATTGGCGGATGCTCCCGGCCAAGGGGCGCATGGGTATTTTCTTCGGCAACTGGTACAGCCAGATGTTGCAGGGCCGGGTGCATGGGCTGTTCAAGGATCCGCGTCTGGATCAGGCCATCGCGGGCGCCGAGCGTCTGGAAAAAATGCTTTGCGATGAAGGGGCGCTGATCTTCAAGTTCTGGTTTCACTTGTCGAAAAAACAAATGAAAGCCCGGCTCAAGACCCTGGCCGACGATCCCCTGCACAGCTGGCGCATCAGCCCGCTGGACTGGCAGCAATCGCAGACCTACGACAAGTTCGTCAAATACGGCGAGCGCGTGCTGCGCCGCACCAGCCGCGATTACGCACCGTGGCACGTCATCGAGGGCGCCGACGCCAATTACCGCAGCCTGGCCGTCGGCAAGATTCTCCTCGAAGGCCTGCAAAATGCGCTCAAGCGTGCCGACGTCAGTCCTCACGATGTCAGCGCCGCGCCGTTGGGCACGCCGGTCGATCAGTTGAACCTGCTCGACAGCCTCGACCTCAGTCAGCGTCTGGACAAGAAAGACTACGAAGAACAACTGATCACCGAACAGGCGCGCCTGTCGGGTTTGATGCGCGACAAACGCATGCGCCGCCATGCTCTGGTCGCGGTGTTCGAAGGCAACGATGCAGCGGGCAAGGGCGGGGCGATTCGCCGTGTCGCGGCGGCGCTCGATCCGCGCCAGTACAGCATCGTGCCGATCGCCGCGCCGACCGAAGAAGAGCGCGCGCAACCGTACCTGTGGCGGTTCTGGCGGCATATTCCGGCGCGAGGCAAGTTCACGGTATTCGATCGCTCGTGGTACGGACGGGTGCTGGTCGAGCGGATCGAGGGCTTTTGCACCCCGGCCGACTGGCTGCGCGCCTATGGCGAAATCAACGACTTCGAAGAGCAACTGGCCGATGCCGGGATCATCGTCGTCAAGTTCTGGCTGGCGATCGACAAAGACACGCAAATGGAGCGCTTTCAAGAGCGCGAAGAGATTTCCTTCAAACGCTTCAAGATCACCGAAGACGACTGGCGCAATCGCGAAAAATGGGACGCCTATCGCGCGGCGGTCGGCGACATGGTCGATCGCACCAGCACCGAGATCGCGCCGTGGACGCTGGTCGAGGCCAATGACAAGCGCTGGGCGCGGGTCAAGGTTTTGCGCACGATCAACCGGGCGCTGGAAGAGGCTTTCGAGCAATCCGACAAGAAAGCCAGGAAACACAAGCACTGA
- a CDS encoding DUF6316 family protein, translating into MYAKRADDSAPAPATRFRSDRICRVNGELFFSTRENTLEGPFDSQVIEQEIQAYIARMQRQDCNR; encoded by the coding sequence ATGTACGCCAAGCGCGCCGACGACAGCGCCCCCGCTCCCGCTACCCGTTTTCGCAGCGACCGCATCTGCAGGGTCAACGGCGAACTGTTTTTCAGCACCCGGGAAAACACCCTTGAGGGACCGTTTGACAGTCAAGTGATAGAGCAGGAAATTCAGGCTTATATTGCGCGGATGCAGCGGCAGGATTGCAACCGATAG
- a CDS encoding BolA family protein, whose product MTMQQRIESTLGLLQPEHLQVLDESHMHSRGLQTHFKAVVVSAQFEGLNRVKRHQKVYGTLGELMGEFHALALHTYTPREWAETGAAPASPTCAGGSKH is encoded by the coding sequence ATGACCATGCAACAACGCATCGAATCGACGCTGGGCCTGCTTCAGCCTGAGCATCTGCAAGTGCTGGACGAAAGCCACATGCACAGCCGCGGGTTACAGACGCACTTCAAGGCTGTGGTGGTCAGTGCGCAGTTCGAGGGCCTGAACCGGGTCAAGCGCCACCAGAAAGTCTACGGCACGCTCGGCGAGCTGATGGGCGAGTTCCATGCGTTGGCGCTGCACACCTACACCCCGCGGGAATGGGCAGAGACCGGCGCCGCCCCGGCGTCGCCGACCTGTGCCGGCGGTAGCAAACACTGA
- a CDS encoding thiolase family protein: MREVVIVDSVRTGLAKSFRGKFNQTRPDDLAAHCVNALLERNAIDPASVEDCIVGAGSNEGAQGYNIGRNVAVLSRLGTGTAGMTLNRFCSSGLQAIAIAANQIASGCSDIIVAGGVESISLTLKSVNTDNLINPLLKQQTPGIYYTMGQTAEVVARRYDVSREAQDRYALQSQIRTAQAQAAGLFDDEIVPMAVQYRVEDKNTGEVQVLDGVVDRDDCNRPDTTYESLAALKPVFAEDGSVTAGNSSQLSDGASMTLVMSLEKALALGLKPKAFFRGFTVAGCEPDEMGIGPVFSVPKLLKAKGLQVADIDLWELNEAFASQCLYSRDRLEIDNDKYNVNGGSISIGHPFGMTGSRQVGHLVRELQRRNLRYGIVTMCVGGGMGASGLFEAVR, from the coding sequence ATGCGTGAAGTGGTGATCGTCGACAGCGTGCGGACCGGCCTGGCCAAATCCTTTCGCGGCAAGTTCAACCAGACCCGCCCCGATGACCTGGCGGCCCATTGCGTCAATGCACTGCTTGAGCGCAACGCCATCGACCCGGCCAGCGTCGAGGATTGCATCGTCGGTGCCGGCTCCAACGAGGGCGCGCAGGGTTACAACATCGGTCGCAACGTCGCGGTGCTGTCGCGTCTGGGCACCGGCACCGCCGGCATGACCCTCAACCGTTTCTGCTCGTCGGGCTTGCAGGCAATCGCCATCGCCGCCAACCAGATCGCCTCGGGATGCAGCGACATCATCGTTGCCGGCGGCGTCGAGTCGATCAGCCTGACCCTGAAAAGCGTGAACACCGACAACTTGATCAATCCGCTGCTCAAGCAACAGACCCCGGGCATTTACTACACCATGGGCCAGACCGCCGAAGTGGTCGCACGGCGTTATGACGTCAGTCGTGAAGCGCAGGATCGCTATGCGTTGCAAAGCCAGATCCGCACCGCTCAGGCGCAGGCGGCCGGGCTGTTCGATGATGAGATCGTGCCGATGGCGGTGCAGTATCGCGTCGAGGACAAAAACACAGGTGAGGTGCAGGTACTCGACGGCGTCGTGGATCGCGACGACTGCAACCGTCCCGACACCACTTACGAAAGCCTCGCGGCGCTAAAACCAGTGTTTGCCGAAGACGGTTCGGTGACGGCGGGCAACTCGTCGCAACTGTCTGATGGGGCGTCGATGACCTTGGTGATGAGCCTGGAAAAAGCGCTGGCGCTGGGGCTTAAGCCGAAAGCGTTTTTCCGCGGTTTCACTGTGGCCGGCTGCGAGCCGGACGAGATGGGCATCGGCCCGGTGTTCTCGGTGCCGAAACTGCTCAAGGCCAAAGGCTTGCAGGTGGCGGATATCGATCTGTGGGAATTAAATGAGGCGTTCGCTTCGCAGTGCCTGTACAGCCGCGATCGGCTGGAGATCGATAACGACAAATACAACGTCAACGGCGGTTCGATCTCGATCGGACATCCGTTTGGCATGACCGGGTCGCGCCAGGTCGGGCATCTGGTGCGCGAGCTGCAGCGGCGTAATCTGCGTTACGGCATTGTCACCATGTGCGTGGGTGGCGGGATGGGGGCTAGCGGGTTGTTTGAGGCGGTGCGCTAA
- the mnmC gene encoding bifunctional tRNA (5-methylaminomethyl-2-thiouridine)(34)-methyltransferase MnmD/FAD-dependent 5-carboxymethylaminomethyl-2-thiouridine(34) oxidoreductase MnmC, whose protein sequence is MKAPLPHAQLDWDDHGRPRSRVFGDVYFSDQSGLDETRYVFLEQNRLAERFAALPAGGRLVIGETGFGTGLNFLCAWQLFEQHAMAGARLHFVSVEKYPLSPADLQRALALWPELKSLTDQLLTRYVAIHQGFQRITLADGRVTLTLLIGDVLEQLPQLDGQIDAWFLDGFAPAKNPDMWTAELFVELARLAAPGATISTFTSTGWVRRLLNAAGFKMKRTPGIGHKWEILRGEFLGWPPEVAAPAPAKPWFARPAPVSGERRALVIGGGLAGCASASSLAARGWQVTLLERHDAVAQEASGNPQGVLYLKLSAHGTALSQLILSGFGYTRRLLESLQRGTDWDDCGVLQLAFNAKEAERHAQLAAAFPEDLLHWLDPPQAQAVAGVGLNCGGLYYPEGGWVHPPALCQAQATQPNIELLPHRDVLQLRKVNDQWQAFDGEHLLASAPVVVLAGAAEIKRFEQTAELPLKRIRGQITRLTQTAQSQTLTTVVCAEGYVAPARLDEHTLGASFAFHSDDLTPTLAEHRGNLAMLEEISSDLVTRLNIAELPLDSLQGRAAFRCTSPDYLPIVGPLADLEAFNHAYAALSKDARQVPDTPCPWLDGLYVNSGHGSRGLITAPLSGELLAAWLDNEPLPLPRPVAEACHPNRFALRRLIRGQ, encoded by the coding sequence ATGAAAGCCCCATTGCCCCATGCCCAACTCGATTGGGATGACCACGGACGTCCTCGTTCACGAGTGTTCGGTGACGTGTATTTTTCCGACCAGTCGGGGCTGGACGAAACCCGTTATGTGTTCCTTGAACAAAACCGCCTGGCCGAGCGTTTTGCTGCGCTGCCGGCGGGCGGCCGCCTGGTCATCGGTGAAACCGGCTTTGGCACCGGGCTGAATTTTCTCTGCGCCTGGCAATTGTTCGAGCAGCACGCCATGGCCGGTGCGCGGCTGCACTTTGTCAGCGTCGAAAAATATCCCCTGAGCCCTGCCGACCTGCAGCGGGCGCTGGCGTTATGGCCTGAACTCAAATCCCTGACCGATCAGTTGCTGACCCGTTACGTGGCGATCCACCAAGGTTTTCAGCGCATCACCCTGGCCGACGGGCGAGTGACGCTGACCCTGCTGATCGGCGATGTGCTGGAGCAACTGCCCCAACTCGACGGCCAGATTGACGCCTGGTTTCTCGACGGTTTTGCTCCGGCGAAAAACCCCGACATGTGGACTGCAGAACTTTTCGTCGAACTGGCGCGGCTCGCGGCGCCGGGCGCGACCATCAGCACATTTACCAGCACCGGCTGGGTGCGGCGTTTGCTCAATGCCGCCGGGTTCAAAATGAAGCGCACGCCGGGCATCGGGCATAAATGGGAGATTCTGCGTGGCGAGTTTCTCGGCTGGCCGCCAGAGGTCGCAGCGCCCGCCCCGGCAAAGCCATGGTTTGCCCGCCCTGCCCCGGTGAGTGGCGAGCGAAGGGCCTTGGTGATCGGCGGCGGTCTGGCCGGCTGCGCCAGCGCATCGAGTCTCGCCGCACGAGGCTGGCAGGTGACGCTGCTCGAGCGGCACGACGCGGTGGCGCAAGAAGCGTCGGGCAATCCGCAGGGCGTGCTGTACCTGAAACTGTCCGCCCACGGCACGGCGCTGTCGCAACTGATCCTCAGCGGTTTCGGTTACACCCGCCGGCTGCTCGAATCGCTGCAACGCGGCACCGACTGGGACGACTGCGGTGTGCTGCAACTGGCGTTCAATGCCAAGGAAGCCGAGCGTCACGCGCAGTTGGCGGCCGCCTTCCCCGAGGACCTGCTGCACTGGCTCGACCCGCCACAAGCGCAGGCTGTCGCGGGCGTGGGCCTGAACTGCGGGGGTCTGTATTACCCCGAAGGGGGCTGGGTGCATCCGCCGGCGTTGTGTCAGGCGCAAGCGACGCAGCCGAATATTGAGCTGCTCCCCCATCGCGACGTGCTGCAACTGCGCAAGGTCAATGATCAGTGGCAAGCGTTCGACGGCGAGCACCTGCTCGCCAGCGCGCCCGTCGTGGTGCTGGCCGGGGCGGCAGAGATCAAGCGCTTCGAACAGACTGCCGAGCTGCCCCTCAAACGCATTCGCGGACAGATCACCCGGCTCACGCAGACCGCGCAGAGCCAGACGCTGACCACGGTGGTCTGTGCCGAAGGCTACGTCGCCCCGGCCCGATTGGACGAACACACTCTCGGTGCCAGTTTCGCTTTCCACAGCGACGACCTGACGCCGACCCTCGCCGAGCACCGGGGCAATCTGGCGATGCTCGAAGAAATTTCCAGCGATCTGGTCACGCGCCTGAACATCGCCGAGTTGCCGCTCGACAGCCTTCAGGGACGCGCGGCGTTCCGCTGCACCAGCCCGGATTATCTGCCCATCGTCGGCCCGCTCGCCGACCTTGAAGCGTTCAACCATGCCTACGCGGCGCTGAGCAAGGACGCCCGACAAGTGCCGGACACGCCTTGCCCATGGCTCGATGGTCTGTACGTCAACAGCGGCCACGGCTCGCGCGGTTTGATCACCGCGCCGCTGTCCGGCGAACTGCTCGCGGCGTGGCTGGACAATGAACCGCTGCCCCTGCCACGCCCAGTGGCCGAAGCCTGTCACCCCAACCGCTTCGCCCTGCGCCGGCTGATTCGCGGCCAATAA
- a CDS encoding class II fumarate hydratase, producing MSRIETDSLGQIEVPDDAYWGAQTQRSLINFAIGQERMPLPVLHALALIKKAAARVNDRNGDLPADIARLIEQAADEVLDGQHDDQFPLVVWQTGSGTQSNMNVNEVIAGRANELAGNPRGGKTPVHPNDHVNRSQSSNDCFPTAMSIATVKAVHEQLLPAIAELSGGLAELAARHMKLVKTGRTHMMDATPITFGQELSGFIAQLDYAERAIRAALPAVCELAQGGTAVGTGLNSPHGFGEAIAAELAALSGLPFVTAPNKFAALAGHEPLTNLSGALKTLAVALMKIANDLRLLGSGPRAGFAEVKLPANEPGSSIMPGKVNPTQCEALSMLACQVLGNDVTIGIAASQGHLQLNVFKPVIIHNLLQSIRLLGDGCSNFQQHCIAGLEPDAEVMAQHLERGLMLVTALNPHIGYDKSAEIAKKAYSEGLTLREAALQLGYLTDEEFEAWVRPENMIEAGAKG from the coding sequence ATGAGCCGTATCGAAACCGACAGCCTGGGCCAGATTGAAGTCCCGGACGACGCCTACTGGGGTGCTCAGACGCAACGCTCGCTGATCAACTTTGCCATCGGTCAGGAACGCATGCCGCTACCGGTGCTGCACGCCCTGGCGCTGATCAAGAAAGCCGCCGCACGGGTCAACGACCGCAACGGCGACCTGCCCGCCGACATCGCCCGCCTGATCGAACAGGCCGCCGATGAAGTTCTCGATGGTCAGCACGACGACCAGTTTCCGCTGGTGGTCTGGCAGACCGGCAGCGGCACCCAGAGCAACATGAACGTCAACGAAGTGATCGCCGGCCGTGCCAACGAACTGGCCGGCAATCCGCGCGGCGGCAAGACGCCAGTGCACCCGAACGATCACGTCAACCGCTCGCAAAGCTCCAACGATTGCTTCCCCACGGCCATGAGCATCGCCACCGTCAAAGCGGTGCACGAACAACTGCTGCCGGCGATTGCCGAGTTGTCCGGCGGCCTCGCCGAACTGGCGGCGCGGCACATGAAACTGGTGAAGACCGGCCGTACACACATGATGGATGCCACCCCGATCACTTTTGGCCAGGAGTTGTCCGGTTTCATCGCGCAACTCGATTACGCCGAGCGTGCCATTCGCGCCGCTCTGCCCGCTGTCTGCGAGCTGGCTCAGGGCGGCACCGCCGTCGGCACCGGGCTGAATTCGCCGCACGGTTTTGGTGAGGCAATTGCCGCCGAGCTGGCCGCGCTGTCCGGCCTGCCGTTTGTCACCGCGCCGAACAAGTTCGCCGCGCTGGCCGGCCACGAGCCGCTGACCAACCTCTCCGGCGCGCTGAAAACCCTCGCCGTAGCCCTGATGAAAATCGCCAACGACCTGCGTCTGCTTGGCTCCGGCCCGCGTGCCGGTTTCGCCGAAGTGAAGTTGCCGGCCAATGAACCAGGCAGTTCGATCATGCCCGGCAAGGTCAATCCGACACAGTGCGAGGCGCTGTCGATGCTCGCCTGTCAGGTATTGGGCAACGACGTGACGATCGGCATCGCCGCCAGCCAGGGTCACTTGCAGTTGAACGTGTTCAAACCGGTGATCATTCACAACCTGCTGCAATCGATCCGCCTGCTGGGCGACGGCTGCAGCAACTTCCAGCAGCACTGCATTGCCGGGCTGGAACCGGATGCCGAGGTCATGGCCCAACACCTGGAACGCGGCTTGATGCTGGTGACAGCGCTGAACCCGCACATCGGTTATGACAAATCGGCGGAAATCGCCAAGAAGGCTTACAGCGAAGGGCTGACCTTGCGCGAGGCGGCGCTGCAACTGGGCTATCTGACCGATGAAGAGTTCGAGGCGTGGGTGCGGCCGGAGAACATGATCGAGGCGGGAGCCAAGGGCTGA